The Lacerta agilis isolate rLacAgi1 chromosome 14, rLacAgi1.pri, whole genome shotgun sequence sequence agggtaggatccaaaccaagGATTTCCAATTAAAAGGTGGGGGGCTTGTCTGGTGGTATGAGCTGTGCAACAGTGGAGCAGCCTTCCTTAGAAGCCACTGAACTCTTCCTTCACTAGAAGTGTTGAAATACAGGTTGATACCTGCCTATCCCTACCAGGGATactcatttatatatttattatacttTGATCCTGAGGAAAGCCTATGTGGTTTTCCCCCCACTTGCCAtgcccaattttatcctcacagcaaccctgtgaagagGTTTAGTGATAACGAATGGTTCCATTTTACAGCTTAGTGAAAATCGGTGTGATTTTAAAGTGGTGGGAGCTTCTAGATcttatgaagattttttttttttttgagacagTGAAGGAATAAAATGAACACCATGGGATAACTAGATGTTCATGATTAGACCTATAAGAACATTTATTTTCTTCTGGAACACAGTGCGCTTTAAGCTTCTACGTGGGGAGGAAGGAAACTTAGTGGAGTTGCGCGTGTTGAGCTGATAATGCCACCTTCTGAATTAAAGCAGTGGTGAGGGTTTATGAGGCAAACAGCTGACCGAGGAGAGGAGGTTGCTCTGACACTTTGTTATGCAAAGATCAACTTGATTCAGATCACTGGCAGGTAGAAAAATGGGTGTTATTGCACTCTTATGGACTGGATCCAGAGGTGCTTCTACTTCCACAATATATATGTTAATGGTAATGCATATTGAGCAACACGGGACActgttggcgctgtggtctaaaccactgagcctcttgggcttgctgattggaaggtcggcggttcgaatccccgcgacagagtgagctcccgttgctctgtcccagctcctgccaacctagcagtttgaaagcacaccagtgcaagtagataaataggtaccgcggtggcaggaaggtaaatggtgtttccatgcactctggtttctgtcacggtgttccgttgcaccagaagcagcttagtcatgctggccacatgacccggaaagctgtctgtgaacaaatgctggctccctcagcctgaaagcgagatgagcaccacaaccccatagtcgcctttgactggacttaaccatccaggggtcctttacctttaccttttattgagAAATAATGTATATTTCTGTACAACTACCAGTCATTGTACAACACATGGAAGATATGCACATAATCTGTTCATGAATGGGAAATTGTTTGTACTCCTCTCCAATACATATCGGGGGACACGCATATATCAGCTACATCTTATACATTCTCCAGACATTAGGCATACTCTCTAGCAGATTTTAAGGGATGTGCATGTGTTGGAccattttgtacattctccaggCATAATGTGTAACGTCTGTGATACCTTAATTTCATTATGCAAAATCTCCAGCAGGCCTCAGGTAATGTACACATCTCAACAGTTTTTATTATTTCACAGCAGGGTTTTGTATTCTGGCACTGAAAAGATTTCTTAATTTCACATTGCTGAAGGATGTTtgcaccatttaaaaaacaagcttactccatgAAACTAAGCTCAGTAGAACAATAGAAAGAGCTTATTAATAGTTCACTTAACCAACACATACACCTTTAATATTATTTACTTATAGGCACTTTATTCCATGTACTTGTTAAAAAGCAACTGATAATTTGTTAGATGTTTTTAAGGACTGCTTCTAAACTTTTATTTCACAGGAGTCTCTGAAAGAAATTTATCCTATTATAGAGCACACTAGAATTTAGTTGGAATTTACATGATCAGTTTTAATGCCAAAAATGCAATTTTCAGTTAGAATTTTCCTATAATTTGAACATAAACTGATGAAGTCAAGAAACGGCTATTCAAGGGGCAATTGAATATAATGTTTTATATAGATGCATTTCAATTTAACCATATTCATGTGAGTAAGAGTGTGTAGAGGCAGAAAGGGGTTTGGGAGATCAATCATAAGCAAAAGAAGCCACTGGAAAATTGTGGAGAAATGGTGTTTCCTGGTGATGTTTTCTTATTAAAACTGAACACATCTTCTCACCCTTGGTCATGCAAGGAAGACCCCAGGATTACTACCATTCTATTGATCTCATGTTTTCTTGCACAGGAGGTATCTGTTGACCACCTTCTTCATAGCTGTGGTGATCTCCCTGTTCCTGAGGGTATAAATAATGGGGTTTAGGAGCGGAAAGATTATTGTGTGGAAGACAGAGACCACCTTGTCAGGAGCATATTCATCAAAGGGTCGGGCATAGATGTATATGGCAGGGGTGAACATGAAAATCACTATGGTGATGTGTGAATAGCAAGTGGAGAGAGCCTTGCTGGCTGATTCACCAGTGTTCTTCTTCAGCATGGTGAGCAAGAAGATGTAGGAAACCAAGAGGGCCACAAAGCAGACCACAGAGATGAGGCCACTGCTGAATATCATGACCATCTCCTCAGCAAAGGAGTTGGCACAGGTGATCCTCAGAACCTGGGTGATGTCACAGAAGTAATTGTCCAATTCATTGGGTCCGCAGAATGGAAGGCGGAGGATCAGCACAACTTGGATGAGAGAGTGGACAAAGCCCCCAGCCCAAGAGGCTATCACCAGTAGGATGCATAAGCGCCGGCCCATCATAGCGGAGTAGTGCAAGGGACGGCAGATGGCAACGTAGCGGTCATAAGCCATGACCGTGAGCAGGAACATCTCAGAGGCACCCACAAAGTGGAGGAAGAAGAGCTGAGCAATGCAGCCCCAGAAAGAAATGATCTTGCGCTCAGCAAAAAAATCAACTAGCATCTTGGGGGCAGTAATGGAGGAATACCAGATGTCCAGGAATGCCAAGTTGGCCAATAGGAAATACATGGGTGAGCTGAGATGAGGGTCACCCCGGATGGTGATGATGATCAGCACATTGCTTGGCAGGACAATCATGTAGAAAGTGAGGAACagggcaaagaggaaaagctggaCCCCACGTTCATGTGACAGTCCGGTCAGGATGAACTCAGTCACTTGGGTGCTGttcctcagaccctccaagtgggTAGACTTCAGCAACCTAAGTTTGGCCACTCCTGTGGTGTCCTCCATACCTTGAGTGAAGTTTAAGCGATCTGCACCTAGATATGAAAGGGGAaccagaagaaaagaaagaaagagtagtggaaaaagaggaggagataATGAAGGAAcgtatccacccccatcgttctgcccggacactgaggtccagctccgagggccttctggtggttccctcactgtgagaagcaaagttacagggaacaaggcagagggccttctcagtagtggcgccagctctgtgaaatgccctcctatcagatgtcaaacaaacaaacaacaacaacaataataaaattttatttataccccgccctccccggccagggctgggctcagggcggctaacactgaatataaattacaataaaacataatagaaaaaaagaaaaaagaaaaaaaaaacagttaattaaaatacagcttaaaatacgGCTATCTGAtgtttataagacatctgaaggcatccctgtttagggaagtttttagtggctgatgttttaatgtatttttaatctcctgttggaagccgcccagagtgctggggaaacccagccagatgggcggggtataaataataaattattgttattattattattattattattattaacctttgAATTAAAGAAGGGCTTCTCGGTGGCTCCTCCaggactttggaactccttccctggagaagttagactggctctctccttccctgcaggTGAAGGCTTTTTTATTCCAATAGGATTTTGGTACCTGGCTGCTTTTAAAGGAAGGACGggtgctgtgctgcttttattataattttctgtatgttttaatagatCATATATCTCTTGTTTTCTATGCAGTGATGGGTGAGTGGTTGGATTAATAAGCAGACACGTGAGCAGATCAATTTACCCTagtctttttacacacacacacacacacacacacacacacacacacacctcttattATGATTATGTTCatatcccaacttttcccctgacaggaacTCAAGGTGTCTTATAGAGAAGATAGgaccagtataaggcagcttcctctgttcttatTTATGTGTTCCTATGACTTAGCATAACACAGCTTCCTCAGTTCCTTAATTCACCAAAGACCTGATTAGGTGCCAACCACACCAAATAAACCTCATTCTCACCTTTTCGTGGTGTTTCACCCTAGAGCCCCACTTTACATTTTCAAACAAATCGCCAATATAAGGGAAAGTAAGAGGGAGTTGGTGGCATCCCAgtagccaactcttaggggccgaggtcccttcagctCCCCTCCCAGGTTGGTGGGCATTGCCACTCAAATGGTGCTTGTGCAGTGCATCTCGCGAGTGGGGCTTACCagggctccccaccaccaccattttattcaagttggcacccttgggtGGCATTGTGTGTAGGTGGGCAGAGATGAGTCGGTGGTGCTGAGTGCGTCTGCCTTTCATCAAAGCAGCAGCTGTGACATTAAAACAGAAAagtatttgtaagccactctgagcagcttcctatGCGGAGGGGTTATAAATCTTTTTATTAAAGTGGCAAACATGATATTGAGGACTTCATGAAAGATGTTCTAAGCCAGCCAATGTGATCCCTTTCAGATGTAGTTGGACCTgtagtcaaggatgataggagctgaaacacctaacacctggagggcaccatgttggctattccaGTGTTTAGCAAAGCATTTAGACAACAGAAATTACTTCAGTGTCTTTTGCTGTCATTTGAACACAGGAGCCAAAGGTCCATccgactggtagcagctctccagatttTCAGAAAGGTGCACTTTTCCTAAccctatctgaagatgccaggggctgaaccTGCGGCTTTCTACGTGCAAACAGATGCTCTGTCGCTGAGTTGCAGCTCTTCCACAAGTATGTCTCTGTCACACACCCATAAGAGCTCCTTCCTAAAAGCAACAACAGAGTCTTGTGCAATCTTAATGGCTGACACTTTTATCATGATATAGGCTTCCATGAACTCAAGAccgcaaaagcttatgccataacaaATATATTAGTCTCTAAtgtgccacaaaactctttgttgtttttgctgcaagaataattacatttctataggtaaaggtaaagggaccccagaccattaggtccagttgtgtccgactctggggttgcggcactcatctcgcgttactggccgaggcagccggcgtacagcttccggctcatgtggccagcatgacaggccgcttctggcgaaccagagcagtgcacggaaactgcatttaccttcccaccggagcggtacctatttatctacttgcacttttgacgtacctttcgaactgctaggagctgggaccgagcaacgggagctcaccctgtcgcggggattcaaaccaccgaccttctaatcagcaagccctaggctctgtggtttaactcacagcgccacatGTCTACAGAGATTTATAAAGCAGGTTTTTCTCACACCTCATTCCTTTTCTTATTTATATATTCCTTGGTGAACAGCAAATAGTTCAGCAGTGTAGTAGCATCAGTTGAGAACAGACTTCTCCAaccaggtgccttccagatgttgcacaaGTACAAGTTCCTTCATCCTGTGACAATATCCTGGACTGAGGAGAATTGGTCTAGAACATGGGAGGCCTGGGTTGAATTCCACACCAGTCCGCTAATTCCAAAATGACCTCACATGGTTGAGAAGAGAGCTCCCACAAACTCTTTGGAGGACTCATGAAATAAATATGAACTGAACAAATATTCTTTCAGTTTCATGGTTTCCCCAATGTTAACAATTCTGTGCTCAATTATTTCAAAACATTCCTGGTTTAGTTTGCTATTGGAAAAGAAATAGCCACCATGTGCTTTCTTATTCACATCTTCCACACTCCTTATTTAGGATGTATTCAATACCTCAGGCAAGTTGGCTGAAATAGGAACCTATTACTCTCCCCTCATTTGGACCTTTCTCATCCATTAGTCAACTGTTTCAACATTCTTGCTCTCTGATTTCTTTCCATTCTAATATTTAATGTCAGGCTTCAGTCATACCTTACTAATACTTTACACACACCATACTCACTTCTTAGCCACACATCTTTTTCTGACCTACTTGAGACAAAACTCCCATTAATGAGGGGCGatcaaagaaaaattaaaaacagtacGTACTAGCATCAATTCTGTAGAGTGCTATAGAAATAATTTTTTGAAATCAAAGAGGTATCTCTTGCCACCTGTAGCAATGGTACTCTGTGTAAGAAAAGGCATCCTGGAAGCCTTTTATGGGGAAGAATCACTCGCAGGATTATAGGGGCTATGGATTAGCAAGGGTCTGCATGGCACCTACCAGCTAAGGTGAAGCCACTTCTTTCCACCAGCACAGCATTTGCACTACTTGAGAGAGCAGCTTCTTAGCAACATAGGATTTGATCTACAAAATGCAACACCCTTAATGGGCTTGGAAGTTCTGGATCAGTTGGGGCCCAAGAGAGCATGAGTGACTTCTGGGCGACATGCAGGTTGCAAGGGGAATTATTAAAAGTGCAACTTGGGTTTTCCCATGGGGTACTCAGAAGGAAAAAAACTTTGAGGAGCTCCCCTGGCTACTGAAAGTTACAGTGGGAGATGAGAAAGGCAATGGGCCAGCACCCAAGAATTCCCTGTCTGATTCATTATAACATTGCAACAAGCATGtgaggtacaggtgaaactcgaaaaattagaatatcgtggaaaagtccatttatgtaagcaattgttttcattagctactgaagtttaatatgtgagatagactcatgacatgcaaagcgagatatgtcaagcctttgcttgttataattgtgatgattatggcatacagctaatgaaaaccccaaaggtgaaattgttaatttggggttctcatcagctgtacgccataatcatcacaattataacaagcaaaggcttgacatatctcactttgcatgtcatgagtctatctcatatattagtttaccttttaagttgaattactgaaagaaatgaacctttccacga is a genomic window containing:
- the LOC117057449 gene encoding olfactory receptor 4M1-like, with protein sequence MPPKGANLNKMVVVGSPGADRLNFTQGMEDTTGVAKLRLLKSTHLEGLRNSTQVTEFILTGLSHERGVQLFLFALFLTFYMIVLPSNVLIIITIRGDPHLSSPMYFLLANLAFLDIWYSSITAPKMLVDFFAERKIISFWGCIAQLFFLHFVGASEMFLLTVMAYDRYVAICRPLHYSAMMGRRLCILLVIASWAGGFVHSLIQVVLILRLPFCGPNELDNYFCDITQVLRITCANSFAEEMVMIFSSGLISVVCFVALLVSYIFLLTMLKKNTGTGRSPQL